The DNA region CCCATTTGTATATTTTTCAAATAAAAAGCCCTTTATCTTTTGGTTCAATGTATTGGATAAAATACCTGCGCCATTCTGGATCTTAAAATTTAAGTTATTCTCGATATGCAAAGCATTTTTCGAATAGCCTTCAGATTCCAATTCTGTTTTTATCCCATTATATAATTCTTCCGGAGAAATAACCTCCTGAGGGAAAAAAAACACAACTTTAGCTAACTTTATAGCATTAGAGACATCACTATCCTGTCTAATTGGATTTATATATTCTATCATACTTTTTGTTGTAAAGACATTTACATACGGTGCAAATGTATATACTGAAACACAATGTACTTGTTTTCTCTCATAAATTAAACATAAAATAAAAGGCAAATGAAAGAATAATCCGCTTGATCACTAATTTTGGCAATCTTTTTCATTTCCCAAAGGTTTTATTTTCTCGCCAAACTTAACAAATTCCCCTAATCATCCAAACAAAATGTCTGTCCAACTCTATTGATTCTCTTTGAGTGGTATAATATCTTTATTTGAGTCTTTCTCAGGAAAATTTAGAAATTCTCTATATCGAAAAAACTCCCATAGTTCAATTCCAATATCCTTACAAAACTTATTAATTGAATATATTGATATTCCTCGCCCTCCTTCCCATCTGTTGATTGTTTGCCTATCCTTTTCTGCATCAATTGCAAATGCTGACTGTATTTTACCGGTAGACATTCTTAATGCCTTGATTCTTAGGGCTATTTTCTCTTTTAACTCGGTATCAATATCGTCAAGTCTTGCCATGCTACAATATTGATAATAACTTTTAAAAATATTGTCAACCATTTGGCTAACAATTAAATATTGTCCTTATCTTTGGTTTGAAATAACGTAATTTGCACTTCTATTCATAAAGTATTTAGAGGTGTTCGAACTTGAGTCTCAAACTTAGAAAACTGGCAAATTTTCAAACAATCACGAGACGAGAGGGAGATATTCCTATGCTACGGGCATGGGTTATCTCTTATCTGTGATTGTGGGTATGCCAGTACCTCTAAGTCCGATAAGTAGATGCCCATGCTTAATTTTTTTTAAATACATCGGCTACTTCTTGAGACTCATCTTTCTTAATCATGGTCAAATTAAGAGCAATGAGAACAATACAACTTCTTACAAAATCACCGGCTCCTAAAGCAGAAAGCACAATTTGCATTTGGCTCGCAGCCAAATGCAACCAACAATACGCCTGTAAGCCGCGTAACCCCATCTAGTATAAACTATTCCCGTCGGACCACGCATTCATAGAAGTCAATAGCAACGGCACTTTCCGTGCGTCCGGCTTTTTCAACTATAATTTTTTACTGTTTTTAAATTATTGATTACCGATGCGAAAATTAACGCTCATGGGCGTACTGGGGATGCTTTTGCCTATGCTTTTCCTAAAGGCGCAGACTATTAGGGGACGAGTAATATCGTCTACGGGAGATGTTTTGCCCAATACCAGACTACATTTAATAAAAGTCACAACTATAAAATTCACGGATGATAAGGGATTTTTCACTTTATATGTTGCACAAAAAGATACACTAGAAATTTCACATATTGGCTATCAAACAGAAAGAATGCCCGTTAGTTCTAAAGACACTTTTTTAACTATAAAACTATCATCGATCTCTGATTTGGATGAGGTGGTGGTTTCCACGGGTTACCAACAAATCACAAAAGAAAGGGCAACGGGGAGCTATGATTTTGTAAGTAATCATCTAATTAACAGAAGCATTACGACAAATATCCTAGAGCGTATTGAAAACTTAACGCCAGGATTGCTATTTAATCACGGGGTTTATACTGGCGATGATATGTTGATAAGAGGCAGAAGTACTATTTATGCAAATGCCTCTCCTTTGATAGTCATTGACAATTTTCCATATGACGGGGACATTAAGAACATCAATCCCAATGATATTGAGAGTATTACTATCCTTAAGGATGCGGCGGCGGCATCTATCTGGGGCGCACGGGCAGGCAATGGCGTGATCGTAATGACTACAAAAAAAGGTTTAAATAAAAAGCCAATGGTCGAATTGACTAATAATTTCACTTTTGTTCCCAAGCCTAATATGTTTAATATTTCACGTATTTCCAGTTCAGAATACATTGATCTTGAAAAAAATCTTTATGCAGACGGATACTATTCCAGTCAGATTCTAGATCCGTCCCATCCTGCGTTAACGCCAGTCGTCGAGTTACTGTTAGCAAAGGATGCTGGAAGTATTTCTTCCAGCGATGCAGATGCCGAGATAGAAAAGTTGAAACAATATGATGTGAGAAATGATGTATCCAAATATCTTTATAGAGGTGGGCTAAACCGACAAAGCGCGGTTAATATCCGGGGAAGCAGTCCAAATTTGAATTACTTTCTATCCATGGGGTGGGATCATAATATTTCCAACCTTGTTAGTGATAAAACGGATCGTATTACAATTCGCTCGAAAAATGAAATCAAACTCTCCCCGAAATTTCAAATAGGGACTGGCATAAGTTATGCGCAAGACCTGAGTACATCGGGTAATAATCCCGGTTATTCGATTGTTGGCAGTGATGGCCAAAAGAGTTATCCCTACATGAGGCTGGCAGATAATTCAGGGACTCCGCCGCCAGTTTATTTGACTAACAGGAAGACCTATCTTGATACGGTTGGAAGAGGTAATCTTTTAGACTGGACATACAAACCTTTGGCCGACATATATGAACAAAAAAATAACTTATCCATTAAGGATTATGTCATTAACACAGATTTTCATTACCAGATACTTCCTTCTTTGTCTGCGGAGGCAAGATACCAGTATGAAAATTCATTATCGACAACTAAAAATCTTTACCGGGATTCCTCTTATTATGCAAGAGACCTTACCAATAAGTTTACCCAAGAAGATGTGAATGGAAATTTTTCTTATCCTGTTGCTCGTGGCGGGATCTTGGATTATAGTTATGGAGAAATCCTGTCTCATCAGGGTAGAGCGCAGTTGAATTATAACACTACATTTTTGGGGGCGCACAAAGTAACCGCTATAGCTGGTATGGAAATGAGGAGCATTATAAATAAATCAAACAGTGTCCGCTATTACGGCTATGATGAGGGTCTGGAAACATCCAACGGTTATGTCGATTATTCTACGCTATATAGTTATTACAATAATGCGCTGATACAGAGTTATATCCCCAATGGACAATCGACAGGCAAAACAACGGCAAACTTCTTTTCCTACTATGGTAATGCAGCATACAGTTACAAAGATAGATATACGTTTTCCGGTAGTTTCCGAAAAGATGAGGCAAATCTTTTTGGGGTTGCCACCAATCAAAAAGGGACTCCCTTGTGGTCTATCGGAGGGAGTTGGAGCATCGCCAAGGAAAAATTCTATTCCGTTCAATGGCTGCCCGAACTAAAATTTAGGACAACCTTTGGATACAATGGCAATACTTCTAGTGTAGCCTCAGCACTTACCACGGCCTCTTTTTATCAAAATAACCTAGGACTTCAATATGCGGTAATCAACAATCCCCCCAATAGTAAATTAAGATGGGAACGTGATGGGATATGGAATGCAGGTATAGACTTTGCTACAAAAGGAAGAATACTATATGGCAGTATAGAGTATTATAAAAAAAGCGCGAAGGACCTCCTTTCCCAGGCTCCCGTGGATCCTACATTGGGATTTTACCAAAACAATGCAGCAGGCAACGGGGCTTACTTTTATGGCAATGTCGCTTCTATGAAAGGCTCTGGGTGGGATATAAGCATAAATTCACTCAATGTAAGCTCTAAAATATCTTGGACAACCTCCCTTATTTTTTCATATGCGTTTACAAAAGTGACCCAATTTCTTATGCCTACCTCTGGTTCAGGCACGAACTATTTGTATTCCAATACGATTAATCCAATTGTCGGTCGCCCCCTTTTTAGTATATACAGTTACCACTGGAAAGGTCTTGATCCTGAAAACGGAGATCCAGTAGGTTATTTGGATGGTGCTCCTAGTAAAGATTATAGTTCGATCATCAGCACGACACCGTTGGACAGTATGGTTTATAACGGTAGTTCGTCTCCTAAATATTTTGGAGCCTTAAGAAATACGATAACCATTGGCAAGTGGAGTGTATCATTCAATATTTCGTATAAACTTGGGTACTATTTCAGAAAAACCTCCTCGTTGAGTTACTCAACACTTTTCGATACTTGGAATGGAAGTGGAGAGTATTCAAATCGTTGGCGACAACCTGGTGATGAACGTATGACCCATGTTCCTTCCTTGCCGCAATATCCTTTCCAGGATCTTAGTTCAAGAGATTTTTTCTATCAGTACTCC from Rhizosphaericola mali includes:
- a CDS encoding helix-turn-helix domain-containing protein; protein product: MARLDDIDTELKEKIALRIKALRMSTGKIQSAFAIDAEKDRQTINRWEGGRGISIYSINKFCKDIGIELWEFFRYREFLNFPEKDSNKDIIPLKENQ
- a CDS encoding SusC/RagA family TonB-linked outer membrane protein, encoding MRKLTLMGVLGMLLPMLFLKAQTIRGRVISSTGDVLPNTRLHLIKVTTIKFTDDKGFFTLYVAQKDTLEISHIGYQTERMPVSSKDTFLTIKLSSISDLDEVVVSTGYQQITKERATGSYDFVSNHLINRSITTNILERIENLTPGLLFNHGVYTGDDMLIRGRSTIYANASPLIVIDNFPYDGDIKNINPNDIESITILKDAAAASIWGARAGNGVIVMTTKKGLNKKPMVELTNNFTFVPKPNMFNISRISSSEYIDLEKNLYADGYYSSQILDPSHPALTPVVELLLAKDAGSISSSDADAEIEKLKQYDVRNDVSKYLYRGGLNRQSAVNIRGSSPNLNYFLSMGWDHNISNLVSDKTDRITIRSKNEIKLSPKFQIGTGISYAQDLSTSGNNPGYSIVGSDGQKSYPYMRLADNSGTPPPVYLTNRKTYLDTVGRGNLLDWTYKPLADIYEQKNNLSIKDYVINTDFHYQILPSLSAEARYQYENSLSTTKNLYRDSSYYARDLTNKFTQEDVNGNFSYPVARGGILDYSYGEILSHQGRAQLNYNTTFLGAHKVTAIAGMEMRSIINKSNSVRYYGYDEGLETSNGYVDYSTLYSYYNNALIQSYIPNGQSTGKTTANFFSYYGNAAYSYKDRYTFSGSFRKDEANLFGVATNQKGTPLWSIGGSWSIAKEKFYSVQWLPELKFRTTFGYNGNTSSVASALTTASFYQNNLGLQYAVINNPPNSKLRWERDGIWNAGIDFATKGRILYGSIEYYKKSAKDLLSQAPVDPTLGFYQNNAAGNGAYFYGNVASMKGSGWDISINSLNVSSKISWTTSLIFSYAFTKVTQFLMPTSGSGTNYLYSNTINPIVGRPLFSIYSYHWKGLDPENGDPVGYLDGAPSKDYSSIISTTPLDSMVYNGSSSPKYFGALRNTITIGKWSVSFNISYKLGYYFRKTSSLSYSTLFDTWNGSGEYSNRWRQPGDERMTHVPSLPQYPFQDLSSRDFFYQYSSLNVLKGDNIRLEDISFGYESHRDSRLRLPFENIRVYIYLSNIGTLWKANKDGIDPYYYNNIPSAGMNSSLGVNITF